In Juglans regia cultivar Chandler chromosome 5, Walnut 2.0, whole genome shotgun sequence, the following are encoded in one genomic region:
- the LOC108988581 gene encoding tetraspanin-3-like, with amino-acid sequence MRNSNHVIGLLNFSTFLLSIPILGGGIWLSTRANNTDCLKFLQWPLIVIGVSIMTVSLAGFAGACYRNTFLMRLYLFVMFFIIAALIGFIIFAYAVTDKGSGRHVLNRAYSEYYLQDYSGWLKDRVADESYWSKISSCIRDSKACGKMGRTFGGVPETADMFYLRKLNPIESGCCKPPTECGYVYANETFWNPGGGMVGSNLDCSKWSNEQDQLCYSCDSCKAGVLASLKKSWRKVSVINIVVLIILVIFYVIGYAAFRNNRRMDNDEPFGEARMTKARPSRIQL; translated from the exons ATGAGAAACAGTAACCATGTGATAGGGTTGCTAAACTTCTCGACCTTCCTCCTCTCGATCCCAATCCTAGGAGGAGGAATATGGCTGAGCACCAGGGCCAACAACACTGACTGCCTCAAGTTCCTGCAATGGCCCCTCATAGTCATTGGGGTCTCCATAATGACCGTCTCCCTTGCTGGTTTCGCTGGCGCCTGTTACCGTAACACTTTCCTCATGCGCCTCTACCTCTTCGTCATGTTCTTCATCATCGCCGCGTTGATAGGGTTCATCATCTTCGCCTACGCGGTTACGGACAAGGGGTCCGGCCGTCACGTGCTGAACAGGGCTTACTCCGAGTATTATCTGCAGGACTACTCGGGTTGGCTCAAGGATCGCGTTGCGGATGAAAGCTACTGGTCTAAGATCAGCTCCTGCATTAGGGACTCTAAGGCTTGTGGCAAGATGGGGAGGACTTTTGGAGGTGTGCCTGAAACTGCTGATATGTTTTATCTCAGAAAGCTCAACCCCATAGAG TCTGGTTGCTGCAAGCCCCCCACAGAATGTGGCTATGTCTATGCAAACGAGACATTCTGGAACCCTGGAGGAGGCATGGTGGGAAGCAACCTTGACTGCTCCAAGTGGAGCAATGAACAAGACCAACTTTGCTATTCCTGTGACTCCTGTAAAGCTGGTGTTCTTGCTAGCCTCAAGAAGAGCTGGAGGAAGGTTTCCGTGATTAACATTGTTGTGTTAATCATCCTGGTAATCTTTTATGTGATTGGCTATGCCGCATTTAGGAACAACCGCAGGATGGACAATGACGAACCCTTCGGCGAGGCGAGGATGACCAAGGCACGACCTAGTAGGATCCAGCTTTAA
- the LOC109019374 gene encoding tRNA-splicing endonuclease subunit Sen2-1-like: MEPRWKGKGFKAKALAEPISKIVSQLRSSLIQSDAHGLLVGCSVLIAAEAEQIDLLDRACFGNRNTTAEKGKEWFQLGLEEAFYLCYSLKCLTIVSDDHCPKNDVELWQCMISKKSAFPDFYKAYAHLRMKNWVVKSGSTYGVDFVAYRHHPSLVHSEYAVLVLSEGEDEVNGRLRLWSDLHCATRLSGSVVKTLLVLKINKNGNGAASPSSLEKYTVVERTITRWRPEQCRENPMIDEKITKQREALGKAATLKTKFITKHDVKLKKGVVGIASSLIVVSVSLTLVLISIMVSRRFCLN, encoded by the exons ATGGAGCCAAGATGGAAAGGAAAGGGCTTCAAGGCTAAAGCTCTTGCAGAGCCCATTTCAAAGATTGTATCCCAATTGCGGTCATCTCTAATTCAATCAGATGCTCACGGATTGCTCGTTGGGTGCAGTGTACTAATAGCAGCAGAAGCAGAACAAATTGATCTTCTCGATCGTGCATGCTTTGGTAACCGCAATACTACAGCTGAAAAGGGCAAGGAGTGGTTTCAGCTGGGTTTGGAAGAAGCTTTTTACCTATGCTATTCATTGAAATGCCTCACAATTGTGAGTGACGATCATTGTCCAAAGAATGATGTAGAGCTATGGCAGTGCATGATATCAAAAAAATCAGCTTTCCCTGATTTCTACAAGGCTTATGCGCATCTTCGAATGAAAAATTGGGTCGTTAAGTCTGGTTCCACTTATGGTGTGGACTTTGTTGCCTATCGGCACCATCCCTCTCTGGTCCATTCTGAATATGCTGTGCTTGTTTTGTCCGAAGGAGAGGATGAGGTAAATGGCCGATTGAGGTTGTGGTCTGATCTTCATTGCGCAACTCGACTTAGCGGAAGCGTTGTGAAGACGCTTTTAGTTCTGAAGATCAATAAAAATGGCAATGGTGCTGCCTCTCCATCATCTTTGGAGAAATACACCGTCGTAGAGCGCACAATCACAAGGTGGCGTCCTGAACAATGCCGTGAAAATCCTATGATAGACGAAAAGATTACCAA GCAACGAGAAGCTCTTGGAAAAGCAGCAACTTTGAAGACGAAATTTATCACAAAACATGATGTAAAATTGAAGAAGGGCGTAGTTGGAATCGCAAGCAGTCTTATTGTAGTTAGTGTTAGTCTTACTTTAGTTCTTATTTCCATTATGGTAAGCCGTCGGTTTTGTTTAAATTAA
- the LOC118343756 gene encoding very-long-chain (3R)-3-hydroxyacyl-CoA dehydratase PASTICCINO 2-like, which translates to MSQSESEDGHTDSDLVKFKDSGGGENLPFGFLGKRGRMKGSQKKASEIEGCYRAEWRPVPNGGRGILSTSQGKGHCSFSLSLSLSLSSIYLTLYNWTILFGWLKVLYLAVQTLRESGHEHVYDAIQLLLQLTQTSALLEIIHGLVGLVTFPISVTLSQIGCRLYLTWGILWSFPQTQSHILVTSLVISWSITEFEVTSWLLKIIWYSFFGMKEALGFAPSWHLWINFLVVDPSGGRYPNSTSSEPFEEKIALGLMAAKTCF; encoded by the exons ATGTCACAGTCGGAGTCAGAGGATGGCCATACCGACTCCGACTTG GTGAAGTTTAAGGACAGTGGGGGAGGTGAAAACTTACCGTTCGGATTCTTGGGGAAGCGAGGCCGGATGAAGGGGAGCCAAAAGAAGGCATCGGAAATTGAGGGCTGCTACCGCGCGGAGTGGAGGCCGGTGCCGAACGGAGGGAGAGGGATTCTGTCA ACTTCTCAAGGTAAGGGCCATtgctccttctctctctctctctctctctctctctctagcatATACCTCACTCTTTACAATTGGACCATCCTCTTTGGATG GCTTAAAGTCTTGTACCTTGCTGTCCAGACACTCAGGGAGTCTGGCCATGAACACGTTTATGATGCCATCCAACTCCTGCTTCAGCTCACTCAAACCTCCGCCCTCTTGGAG ATTATTCATGGTCTAGTAG GCCTGGTGACATTTCCGATATCAGTAACGCTGTCACAGATTGGTTGCAGGTTGTATTTGACGTGGGGTATCTTGTGGAGTTTCCCTCAG ACTCAGAGTCACATACTTGTGACCTCCCTGGTGATCAGCTGGTCCATCACCGAG TTTGAAGTAACATCTTG GTTACTAAAGATTATTTGGTATTCTTTCTTTGGGATGAAGGAGGCACTTGGTTTTGCACCTTCATGGC ATTTATGGATTAATTTCTTGGTTGTAGACCCTTCTGGTGGAAGATATCCTAATTCTACATCTTCAGaaccttttgaagaaaaaattgcTTTAGGTCTAATGGCTGCTAAAACTTGCTTCTAA